A single window of Anomaloglossus baeobatrachus isolate aAnoBae1 chromosome 9, aAnoBae1.hap1, whole genome shotgun sequence DNA harbors:
- the SLC38A5 gene encoding sodium-coupled neutral amino acid transporter 5: MEMENLGDGEESHMLNGSVSESLNTDRLTLEEGYEAEEAAGQEQEGFLQHVSSQKTQFTDFDGKTSFGMSVFNLSNAIMGSGILGLAFAMSNTGIILFVILLTLIAIMSAYSIQLLLKCSAVVGIRAYEQLGQRAFGPVGKILAALIITIHNVGAMSSYLYIIKYELPLVIQAFLGLTEPTGDWYLNGNYLIIIVSILIILPLALMKHLGYLGYTSGFSLSCMVFFLCVVMYKKTVIPCPLNTTHTVHNVYTNGYNTTEEEEERCSPKLFTFNAQSVYSIPIIAFAFVCHPEVLPIYTELRRATTKRMQNVANVSIFAMFVMYLMTALFGYLTFYGQVDSEMLHTYNKVDPLDKLVLGVRLAVLVAVTLTVPVVLFPIRRAIQQLICPGQDFRWWRHILIAVILLIAVNLLVIFIPNIKDIFGVIGSTSAPSLIFILPSIFYLKIVPREKEPLSSRPKIQAALFASLGFVFMIMSLTFIIVDWTTTGKSNIGGH, from the exons ATGGAAATGGAAAACTTGGGGGACGGCGAAGAATCTCACATGTTGAACGGGAGCGTGTCCGAAAGCCTCAACACCGACAGACTGACGCTGGAGGAGGG ATatgaagcggaggaagcggccggccaAGAGCAGGAGGGGTTCCTGCAACATGTATCAAGTCAGAAGACCCAGTTTACCGAC TTTGATGGAAAGACGTCTTTCGGGATGTCGGTATTTAACTTGAGCAACGCCATCATGGGCAGCGGAATACTGGGCCTCGCTTTTGCCATGTCCAACACAGGGATCATTTTGTTTGT GATCCTTCTCACACTCATCGCTATCATGTCTGCttactccatccagctcctcctcaaGTGTTCTGCTGTTGTGG GTATCCGCGCTTATGAACAACTAGGACAGAGAGCATTTGGACCTGTAGGAAAAATTCTAGCAGCTCTAATCATAACGATCCATAATGTGGGCG CGATGTCCAGTTATTTATATATTATCAAGTATGAGCTTCCCCTCGTAATTCAGGCCTTCCTGGGACTGACTGAGCCAACTGG GGACTGGTATTTAAATGGTAACTATCTCATCATCATTGTCAGTATCCTCATCATTCTGCCACTCGCACTCATGAAACATCTAG GTTATTTGGGGTACACAAGCGGCTTTTCCCTCAGCTGTATGGTGTTTTTCCTGTGTGTG GTGATGTACAAGAAAACGGTGATCCCGTGCCCCCTGAACACAACCCACACCGTGCACAATGTCTACACTAATGGCTACAAcaccacagaggaggaggaggagcgctgCTCCCCTAAATTATTCACCTTCAACGCCCAG AGCGTGTACTCCATCCCCATCATTGCCTTTGCCTTTGTGTGCCACCCCGAGGTCCTGCCCATATACACCGAGCTACGCAG AGCCACCACGAAGCGGATGCAGAACGTGGCGAACGTGTCCATCTTTGCCATGTTTGTCATGTACCTGATGACCGCGCTGTTCGGCTATCTGACTTTCTATG GTCAAGTGGACTCGGAGATGTTGCACACATATAACAAGGTGGACCCTCTGGACAAGCTGGTCCTGGGCGTGCGCCTTGCCGTGTTAGTGGCCGTCACGCTGACTGTGCCGGTGGTCCTGTTCCCG ATCCGCAGGGCCATCCAGCAGCTGATCTGCCCCGGACAGGACTTTCGCTGGTGGCGCCACATCCTCATTGCGGTGATTTTGCTGATAGCGGTGAACCTCCTGGTCATCTTCATTCCTAACATTAAGGATATATTTGGCGTTATTG GatccacctctgccccgagcctgaTTTTCATCTTACCGAGTATTTTCTACTTGAAAATTGTCCCCAGAGAGAAGGAGCCTCTGTCATCGCGTCCAAAGATTCAG GCCGCCCTCTTTGCCTCCTTGGGTTTCGTCTTCATGATAATGAGTTTGACTTTCATAATCGTAGACTGGACGACGACGGGAAAAAGTAACATCGGGGGGCACTAG